A section of the Humulus lupulus chromosome 2, drHumLupu1.1, whole genome shotgun sequence genome encodes:
- the LOC133814956 gene encoding uncharacterized protein LOC133814956, with protein sequence MDLSKAYDSIDWYFLEDLLKAYYFPSHFIHWIMVCLKGVSYSLLLNGRLHGGFSGKKGLRQGDPISPLLFVLVMEYLTRLLIQAFHHKEFRFHPLCKRLALVNLCYTDDLILFCKGSLRSVQILQEGFTKFSQDSGLIANLSKSHIYFGGVHSDEKKIILDCVNIEEGSFPLKYLGLPLRPTKWKAEDCGLILKKIQSHLHSRSSQHLSFAGRSQLIHSVLLGIRLYWMSIFLLPQRVIHDVDRLCRNFLWGANGNRSKLHLSSWGQVCFPKHLGGIAFKEGAKWNTTLLAKYIWAISSKQDSLWVKWTAVVYLKGHDFWQYRPQADVSWYWRKLIKLRDTFSYDVLEDSVTKGKLNISRLYNHLMQKDKARFAMVLKQINKWLGFDVWPSTYSDWLLWMVGRPRDLHQRIVAAIPATAVYFIWINRNSCIFDHCSMTILKIDTLIIMSLKARLLRFVSQKLKASELQLVEFIQQL encoded by the exons ATGGATCTTAGTAAGGCTTATGATTCTATTGATTGGTATTTTTTGGAGGACCTTTTGAAAGCGTACTATTTTCCTAGTCACTTTATTCATTGGATTATGGTTTGTTTGAAGGGAGTTTCCTATTCTCTGTTATTGAATGGTCGATTGCATGGGGGTTTTAGTGGGAAGAAAGGTTTACGTCAGGGTGATCCTATCTCTCCTCTGCTGTTTGTTTTGGTCATGGAATATCTTACTAGATTGCTTATTCAGGCTTTTCATCACAAGGAGTTCAGATTTCACCCTTTATGTAAACGGCTGGCCCTTGTCAATTTATGTTATACGGATGATCTAATTCTATTTTGTAAAGGGTCTCTCAGATCTGTTCAAATTCTTCAGGAGGGATTTACTAAATTCAGCCAGGATTCGGGTCTTATTGCAAACTTATCTAAATCCCACATTTATTTTGGTGGAGTTCATTCGGATGAAAAGAAGATCATTTTGGATTGTGTTAACATTGAGGAGGGGTCCTTTCCCTTAAAATACCTGGGGCTGCCTCTTCGGCCTACTAAATGGAAAGCGGAGGACTGTGGTTTGATCCTTAAAAAGATTCAAAGTCACCTTCATTCTCGGTCTAGCCAACATCTTTCATTTGCTGGGAGATCTCAATTGATACATTCGGTTTTGTTGGGTATTAGATTGtattggatgagtatttttctGCTTCCTCAACGAGTTATACATGACGTTGATAGGTTGTGTAGGAACTTTTTATGGGGAGCCAATGGCAATCGAAGCAAATTGCATCTGTCTTCTTGGGGTCAAGTTTGTTTTCCCAAGCACTTAGGGGGTATCGCCTTCAAGGAAGGGGCTAAATGGAATACAACTCTGCTTGCCAAGTATATTTGGGCTATTTCATCTAAACAAGATTCATTATGGGTCAAATGGACAGCTGTTGTCTATCTCAAAGGACATGATTTCTGGCAGTATAGACCCCAAGCAGATGTTAGCTGGTACTGGAGGAAGCTAATTAAGTTGAGAGATACTTTTTCTTATGATGTGTTGGAGGATTCGGTTACCAAAGGCAAGCTAAACATTTCTAGACTGTATAATCACTTGATGCAAAAGGACAAGGCTAGGTTTGCTATG GTGCTGAAGCAGATTAACAAGTGGTTAGGGTTTGATGTTTGGCCTTCTACTTATTCAGACTGGCTTCTTTGGATGGTTGGGAGGCCAAGAGATCTTCATCAAAGAATAGTTGCTGCTATTCCTGCCACTGCAGTCTATTTTATTTGGATCAATAGGAACTCTTGTATATTTGACCATTGTTCTATGACTATTTTGAAAATTGATACTTTGATTATTATGAGTCTGAAAGCTAGGTTGTTAAGATTTGTTAGTCAAAAGCTTAAAGCCTCTGAGTTGCAGCTGGTTGAGTTTATTCAGCAGCTGTAG